A window of the Besnoitia besnoiti strain Bb-Ger1 chromosome VI, whole genome shotgun sequence genome harbors these coding sequences:
- a CDS encoding ribosomal protein RPL8 (encoded by transcript BESB_065200): MGRVIRGCFALPTSTPLCWCAFLCVWCCVYSAQRKGRGSVFRAHTHKRKGAAKLRPLDFAERRGYIKGLVKDIIHDPGRGAPLAEVAFRDAYRYKLNKERMIAVEGMYTGQFIYCGKNAALTIGNVLPLNKMPEGTVVSNVEEKAGDRGTLARTSGTYATVVGQSDDGSKTRIRLPSGARKTVNGHARAMIGVVAGGGRIDKPMLKAGNAYHKYKVKRNCWPKVRGVAMNPVEHPHGGGNHQHIGHPSTVSRMAPPGQKVGLIAARRTGLLRGGRKTKLAGKAQE; this comes from the exons ATGGGGCGCGTCATCAGAG GGTGTTTCGCGTTACCGACGTCCACGCCTTTATGTTGGTGCGCGTTCCTGTGTGTGTGGTGTTGTGTCTACTCAGCTCAGCGTAAggggcgcggcagcgtcttccgcgcccaCACCCACAAGCGCAAGGGAGCGGCGAAGCTCCGCCCGTTGGACTTCGCAGAACGCCGTGGCTACATCAAGGGTCTGGTGAAGGACATCATCCACGATCCCGGCCGTGGTGCTCCCCTTGCGGAAGTGGCTTTCCGTGATGCCTACCGCTACAAGCTGAACAAGGAGCGCATGATCGCCGTTGAGGGGATGTATACGGGACAGTTCATCTACTGCGGCAAGAATG CGGCTCTGACCATCGGCAACGTCCTGCCCTTGAATAAGATGCCAGAAGGTACCGTTGTGTCCAAcgtcgaggagaaggccgGCGATCGCGGTACCCTCGCCCGCACGAGTGGCACCTACGCGACCGTCGTCGGTCAGAGCGATGACGGCTCCAAGACCCGTATCCGCCTGCCCTCTGGCGCCAGAAAGACCGTCAACGGCCACGCTCGCGCCATGATTGGCGTCGTTGCTG GTGGTGGTCGTATCGACAAGCCCATGTTGAAGGCCGGAAACGCGTACCACAAGTACAAGGTGAAGAGAAACTGCTGGCCGAAGGTGCGAGGTGTGGCGATGAACCCCGTCGAGCATCCTCACGGTGGTGGCAACCATCAGCACATCGGTCACCCGTCGACGGTATCCCGCATGGCTCCTCCCGGGCAGAAGGTCGGTCTTATTGCTGCCCGCAGAACTGGTCTGCTGCGTGGTGGTCGCAAGACCAAGTTGGCTGGCAAGGCTCAGGAGTAA